The Oncorhynchus tshawytscha isolate Ot180627B linkage group LG30, Otsh_v2.0, whole genome shotgun sequence genome includes a region encoding these proteins:
- the LOC112228271 gene encoding early growth response protein 1: MAAAKTEMLPSALQISDPLGFSYSPMDSYPKLEEMMLLHSTGTPFLTASAPDGVGFGTGEPGDSYNHLTGDTLHDISIGCEKSLMEQTYSTPRLPSVSYTGRFTLEPATSCSNSLWPEPLYSLVSGLMGMSQPPTSAAPCSSAAPVSSSSHTVSWPIQIGDTSTTYCSVSPDLFPDSNQSFPSPSNSSVQYPPPAYPSSKTCSSNMSLPMIPDYLFPQQQGEISLLPPDQKPFQCPSIQQQLSLTPLSTIKAFATQTGSQDLKGSYQSQLVKPGSQDLKGSYQSQLVKPSRMRKYPNRQCKTPPHERPYACPVETCVRRFSRSDELTRHIRIHTGQKPFQCRICMRNFSRSDHLTTHIRTHTGEKPFPCDICGRKFARSDERKRHTKIHLRQKDKKVEKAGSAPMAIPSPVSGYSSPSTSYPSPSSSYPSPVPSSYPSPVPSCYSSPVHSSYGSPSVNTMYSSASSTFQTHVSTSYGSPTNIYSSPVGTPQSDLQSTLSPKNIDIY; this comes from the exons ATGGCTGCAGCCAAGACAGAGATGCTCCCCTCAGCCCTGCAGATCTCAGACCCACTGGGCTTCTCCTACTCTCCCATGGACAGCTACCCCAAGCTGGAGGAGATGATGTTGCTCCACTCAACAGGGACCCCCTTTCTGACTGCCTCTGCACCAGACGGTGTAGGCTTTGGTACCGGGGAGCCAGGAGACTCATACAACCATCTGACTGGAG ATACATTGCATGATATATCTATCGGCTGTGAGAAGTCTCTCATGGAGCAGACCTACTCAACCCCTCGCCTGCCTTCCGTCTCCTACACAGGGAGGTTCACCCTGGAGCCTGCAACCAGTTGCAGCAACAGCCTGTGGCCAGAGCCATTATACAGCCTGGTCAGTGGGCTAATGGGCATGTCCCAACCACCCACCTCAGCTGCCCCATGCTCCTCTGCTGCTCCGGTCAGCTCCTCCTCCCACACCGTGAGCTGGCCCATCCAAATCGGCGACACCAGCACCACCTACTGCAGCGTCAGCCCTGACCTCTTCCCTGACTCCAACCAGTCCTTTCCCAGCCCCTCAAACAGCTCAGTCCAGTACCCACCACCCGCCTACCCCAGCAGCAAGACATGCTCCTCCAACATGTCTCTGCCCATGATACCAGACTATCTATTTCCTCAGCAGCAGGGTGAGATCAGCTTGCTGCCCCCTGACCAGAAGCCTTTCCAGTGTCCGAGCATCCAGCAGCAGCTCTCCCTCACGCCCCTCTCCACCATCAAGGCTTTCGCCACACAGACTGGTTCTCAGGACCTGAAGGGCTCCTACCAGTCTCAGCTGGTGAAGCCTGGCTCTCAGGACCTGAAGGGCTCCTACCAGTCTCAGCTGGTGAAGCCCAGCCGCATGCGCAAGTACCCCAACCGCCAGTGCAAGACTCCGCCTCACGAGCGGCCCTACGCCTGCCCCGTGGAAACATGCGTCCGCCGATTCTCCCGTTCAGACGAGCTGACACGCCACATCCGCATCCACACGGGCCAGAAGCCTTTCCAGTGCCGCATCTGCATGCGCAACTTCAGCCGCAGTGACCACCTGACCACGCACATCCGCACGCACACGGGCGAGAAGCCCTTCCCCTGCGACATCTGCGGCCGCAAGTTTGCCCGCAGCGATGAACGAAAACGGCACACCAAGATCCACTTGAGGCAGAAGGACAAGAAGGTGGAGAAGGCAGGGTCCGCCCCCATGGCCATCCCTTCCCCAGTCTCAGGGTACTCCTCCCCCTCCACATCATACCCCTCTCCCAGCTCCTCATACCCCTCCCCAGTGCCGTCCTCATACCCCTCCCCAGTGCCCTCCTGCTACTCCTCCCCGGTGCACAGCTCCTATGGCTCCCCATCAGTCAACACCATGTACTCCTCAGCCTCCAGTACATTTCAAACGCACGTATCCACCTCGTACGGTTCCCCCACAAACATTTACAGCTCCCCTGTGGGCACTCCTCAGTCAGACCTGCAGTCCACCCTCTCTCCAAAGAACATTGACATCTACTAA